NNNNNNNNNNNNNNNNNNNNNNNNNNNNNNNNNNNNNNNNNNNNNNNNNNNNNNNNNNNNNNNNNNNNNNNNNNNNNNNNNNNNNNNNNNNNNNNNNNNNNNNNNNNNNNNNNNNNNNNNNNNNNNNNNNNNNNNNNNNNNNNNNNNNNNNNNNNNNNNNNNNNNNNNNNNNNNNNNNNNNNNNNNNNNNNNNNNNNNNNNNNNNNNNNNNNNNNNNNNNNNNNNNNNNNNNNNNNNNNNNNNNNNNNNNNNNNNNNNNNNNNNNNNNNCTAAAAGATTGCCAAAATATTTGGATATTCGAACCACattctttattatatataaaaaaaaattatgtcgaCTTGGTGGGCTAATCCTAAAAGATTGGATTCCAAAGTATGATTCGAGCTTagattttagttgatttataaaCCATATTAACTCGATCGAGCTGtattagataaaagaaaataaaaaaaacacgtgttttttgtttttttaatttttttttgttatgaatgaATTCAGaattatatattatcaattTGCAAGATTAAAGAAGCCAAAAACATGGTGGCAAAACAGGAGcagaaaagcaaaagaaaatcaagaccaTCTGcaccaagaaaataataaggtgccaaaaacaagaaaataaggcTCTgcgtttgtttgtttatgcggCCGGCATTGAAACAAGCAAACTCTTAATCCAATTCTATATCAGAGTCAACAACCAACAACGCATCTCAGGCCAAACTTAACAGTAAGCATTGTAACCCTTCTTGTCTTGGTTTCTTGTTATTCCGCAGGTTGCATAAACAACTTCCTGTAaggaaatataattaaaaaggacACCAGGCATACATATTTACAACCTTTTCCCTTCCAGTAgttttctttcaagttagtCAGATTGCTATGTCAGGCACATTTCTTGTTAGAaccttaaaaaaagagaggctaAAACTCATTTGGTATGCGTCCTCATGCTTGCCAATTCAAAACCTTAAGTTATTTGATTAAGCCTCGTTGGAAACGAACGAGCCTAACCGCTTAGTTATAGatgatgtttatatataaaaaaaatattatcttaaagtttaaattattagataaaatgttgaaaataattttacgTTACTCATTAACAAAGCAGCATACATGTATGGAATACAAGAagaaaacattttcatttttaggATCTGCATTTTCTCTCAATCTGCAACTCTCAGACTCATCAGCATGTCAATGTTCTTGAACATGTTAAAGCACCTGCTGAGCTAGTCATTGACTGAACAGAGTTTGCACTTCCAACTTTGAACTTTTGCTGCTTATTGTAGTTAGGCTTTGCCGTACCTCTGCGGCCGGTTTGGACAAAAGAAGCTCCATTTGTAAACATATCCCCTACAGAGTAGAAGTTCCAGGGCTTGCCTTTTGCACCCATCCCCGTATTTCTCCAAGTTACCTGTTGAAATATCAgagtttttttcttagtttttctgATCCTTAATTCAGATATCCCCGTCTCCTTAATTTGCATGGTTTGAAAGATATGATCGATTCGTGGATgatcaatttatatttgaaagcaTTACCTCCTTCTTTCCGGATTGTGCAGGTGCAATAAAATGGTTGGATTCACTCTTGATGCTAGGATTCATGCTTCCTCCAATTGCATATTGTTCCCATCCCAGGTAAAGATTGTTAGCTACATGTGCATATCCATGGCGAACCCTGCATTATTTCCAATGATTTATATATCAGTGTAAAATCTTGAATACACGATTCATGATTCAGACTGCATGCGGACATGTGTTTAGTTAGAAATACAGAGACATTAATCCGTTTCTTAGACAGCTTTAAAGTCAATTTCTAtcattttaaaacaagaaagacaGTCTCTATCCTCATCTCTGTCTCTTCTATCTAAGATAATATTAACCAAATGCCAGAAATTGTGGGATTTAATTAGGCATTATTAATTACCTTGGCATTCTTTGGTTGCAATTAGGACCAAAATGATTGAATGCAACCGTGACCTTCATGTTCTTGTCTCTCAAATACCCATCATCATGTCCAAGAAGCATAACCTTGTCTTGGTCTCTAAACCAATTGTTAGAGACAGTAACAGATGTAGATCCACGAGTGACATCAAGAAGACCATCCTGGCACGAGTATAATGTATTGTGGTCTATCCAAACCTTAGATGCAGTGACCAGCCTTATGGCATCCCCATCCATCTGACCTAACGGCATTAGTTTCCCATCCGGTCCCATGACTGAGCTAGGTCCCTGTGCCTTGCAATGGTGAATCTTTAGGCCATGGATGATCACGTCGGTTGCCTAGACAAACAACATTGATGTTTTAGACAGAGCATGCATTGCCTATATAATCAGCAATATTGGCAAAGAGAAACTAAATTAACGTACCTTGTACACCACGAGGCATCCGATGCCTTCAATGCTGACATCAACGCCACGACCATCAATGGCAGTATGGCTGCTAATAAGAAGAGGTCTCTCAAGTTTAATGTCCATGTTCTTCTCAAAAGTGATCCAGACTTTTCCTGTGATCATGGTAGCTCCATATCTTAATGTCCCTTTTCTGGGATTCACAGGGTCGTCACTAGGATCGGTGACCTTATACCATAAAACATTTTTCCCAACATTGTTGGTCATTTTCCCTGCAAACCCCACAGAGCAAGTAGCCAGATGTTGTCGGCTTCTCTGCCAATTCGGATTCATTCTCCAGCATTGATCAATGACATTCATTTTGCTGGCCCCATGACAAGCATTAGGGATGAAGGAAAGGATGCAAATGGAAAGAAGTACAACAAAGAACCTGAAGACAGCCATGATCGATGATAGAGTAGAATAGAGATTAAATTTGCAATGTAAGAGTTGGGGAATGGTGGAGATATTTATATAGGATCAAGAGGAGCTAAGCAATGATATTGCAGGCTGGTGTAGTTTGATCAGTTGGTTACAACAGATTGGCTGCAGTGAGAGCTGATTTGCTGTATTTGTAACTAAATCCAACTTGAAACCTAATGTATTATAAGTGTTGTCGTCCTAAAAATAGAGATTGCAATAAAATCTCCATTATTTTGTGCACTGTTTGGGCTTGCATGGTTGTTTATCCTCCATTATGTTAAGACTTGAATTTAGCATCCTTAATTGTAGCCACTCGTCACACCCTCTCCCACTTTTTTGGAATTTGAAAAATGCAAGATTATCCAGTGTGCTATAAACCTTGCCTGTAATCATTGTATTAAAACTTGCATATGCTCAACAGCTTGACCTGGAATACGGAGGTTATAAACCGGtctggattgaaaaaaaatatatatatgaaacttgctaacctgataaaaaaaataaaaacatttatcgACCTGATTGATCAAGCCCGATCATTAActcatcagtttttttaaaaaaaaaaaaattgatcaaaacgattttattttgatttttatttaaaaaaataattaaaattgaccCTTTCAATTTATTGTGACCAGAGGCATGCCTCGAGTctggttttcttttcaatttttttttaatgtaaatataaGGGTCAGCTTGCACgtatctcgactaattctaCGGgttctgaaattaacgaccatataagtcTTTAGTAGCTGGCTCTAAGATTTGTGAAACTCAAACTAGTGATCTTTAGggaataactttttatttttatttttatttttatttttttgttttggaggtATATATGTTGCCTCATGTATTGCGCATGCAAATAAAAGAGTTGATATTTGCTGTGACAAGATTAGGTGCTAACATTCCAAAAGTATGTGATTCATGAATTTGAGCGGTGAATGATTTGTTAGAATTgtgtgattttgttttattcttttaattgacaCTAGTAGAAAGAAGGGGGTATGAACAGTTGTAATTTGACTGTGATTAATAGTAAATTCTTTTGCGAAAGATATTTTAAACGTAATATGAATGAGATACTGGAGAAAACCATTATAGATGTCGGGGTAATGCTTGATGAGCTACTGATAATGACGTTACAGGTGGTGGCAGTGACAACGATAACTGTGGTTTTGTAGAGTTTATAGGGCAGTTTTCTTTTTGGATCTCGGAGGACCAAAAGATAAAGAAAGTGTAAGGTcaaaatcttcttcatcttcacctTCCAAATCTTGCTGGCTAatgatgttgttgctgctgctgctgctgctgtgcTTTCTCTTCGTGGAGATCTCTTGCTCATTGGTTTCTAAATCTTGTCGGCTTTTCATGGTGTGAGTAAAAGAGGGAGAGAGGAAAACGAGAGAGATGGATTTTTAAAGGACAATAAAAATTGGAGATATAGTTATGGAAGCAgaatatataagataaaaaagagaCTAGTGGTCATCTTTCTCTGTGTTTGTTATGCTGTTCTTCCCCTACCGGCCGGTCACCTTTTTTACTGGGTCTTTTTCACTCTGTCTCAGCAAgtctttaatttaataaaatcaaagtttgaagaagatttgaaaatttatttcacATCTTTTATCTGAAttacaaaacatcaattttaacCCCATCAATTCCACAATTCCCTTCAAGCACATGTGAGCTATATCATTTGCAATGTGctttataaaaaatcacatttcaAACCACATCTAATTTAATTCCATTTTCATGCACttcacaaattaataattttacatcTAAATCATCTTTTTCTGCAtcatttttgttgaattttgatGGTTCATTCCAATCCGCAAAGGAATTTGGATaatcaaaactttcaattttaatattatattcattatgGTCAAGAAGTTATTTTTCCTACTCATAATCTCTTAGACTCCTCACCAATGATGGGTTAATTTTACAATCCATTTTCATATGTATCAGTTTTTCTTCTACACAAGCTCATCTTATTTTGCCACCTCTTATAGCCATGTTTATTCCAATACACAGCaagtaaataaatttcaagataattgaattttaatatcaatggacagaaataaaaatacaaacaagaaaataataagttaaaaagataaaattaaagttgaatatgGTTATCATATAAAatcctaatttataattttatttttagaataaaagtATAATCTGTTATTCTAAAATATAAGGTAAACAACCTTATATATACCAgttctaaattgaaaaaaatctcaattaataattattaagttGTTTTAGGGAtacctaaactaaaaagaaaaaaaaatagcaatcttaatattgtttgattttctaaaaataaatagaaaaaaaataatcatgaagtaaaaaagattcctaaactaaataagaaataataataataattaaaaaaataatattttttccctaAAATTCCT
This genomic interval from Populus alba chromosome 1, ASM523922v2, whole genome shotgun sequence contains the following:
- the LOC118049818 gene encoding pectate lyase 1 — encoded protein: MAVFRFFVVLLSICILSFIPNACHGASKMNVIDQCWRMNPNWQRSRQHLATCSVGFAGKMTNNVGKNVLWYKVTDPSDDPVNPRKGTLRYGATMITGKVWITFEKNMDIKLERPLLISSHTAIDGRGVDVSIEGIGCLVVYKATDVIIHGLKIHHCKAQGPSSVMGPDGKLMPLGQMDGDAIRLVTASKVWIDHNTLYSCQDGLLDVTRGSTSVTVSNNWFRDQDKVMLLGHDDGYLRDKNMKVTVAFNHFGPNCNQRMPRVRHGYAHVANNLYLGWEQYAIGGSMNPSIKSESNHFIAPAQSGKKEVTWRNTGMGAKGKPWNFYSVGDMFTNGASFVQTGRRGTAKPNYNKQQKFKVGSANSVQSMTSSAGALTCSRTLTC